A genome region from Myroides fluvii includes the following:
- the dprA gene encoding DNA-processing protein DprA: MKEEDLFFTLALTKVNGVGPIIGKRLIENFGTAKGVFDASFKELISKRVSESLATQIVKKGEFSWAEKEVKLMEQAGVQPLFYQAKEYPYYLRQCEDSPILLFAKGNVTANWASRNVVSIVGTRNPTSRGLDFCTRFMEVAQAYNPIIVSGLAYGIDICVHKQALAFGLETFGVLGHGLNRIYPAKHTTIAENMLEKGGLLTEFAIQSKIDRENFIQRNRLVAGSSQATIVVESAIKGGSMSSIAFANDYNREVFAVPGRIDDILSQGCNELIRSHRAQLLSDPVEVIEILHWNKTKKEHKVIQPQLFVDLNGEEKKVYSYLAEVQREVIDLIAQNCSLPIYKVSTILLQLELQGLVRPLPGKYFECIGE; this comes from the coding sequence ATGAAAGAAGAAGACTTGTTTTTCACTTTAGCTTTAACCAAAGTGAATGGAGTGGGACCTATTATAGGAAAGCGCTTGATAGAAAATTTCGGAACGGCTAAAGGTGTTTTTGATGCTTCGTTTAAGGAACTGATTAGCAAACGCGTTTCGGAATCTTTAGCCACTCAAATTGTAAAGAAGGGGGAATTCTCTTGGGCCGAGAAGGAAGTAAAGTTGATGGAACAAGCAGGTGTTCAACCGTTGTTTTACCAGGCGAAAGAATATCCCTATTATTTGAGGCAATGTGAGGATAGTCCTATTTTGCTCTTTGCGAAGGGCAATGTAACTGCGAATTGGGCCTCGCGCAATGTTGTGAGTATTGTAGGAACGCGCAATCCGACCTCAAGGGGGTTGGATTTTTGTACTCGTTTTATGGAAGTGGCACAAGCCTATAACCCAATTATAGTTAGTGGTTTGGCGTATGGTATTGATATCTGTGTGCACAAGCAAGCACTCGCTTTTGGACTGGAAACATTCGGTGTTTTAGGACATGGATTAAATCGTATCTATCCCGCGAAGCATACCACAATTGCGGAGAATATGTTGGAAAAAGGAGGTTTGTTGACTGAATTTGCTATTCAGAGCAAAATTGATCGAGAGAATTTTATTCAACGCAATCGCTTAGTTGCTGGAAGTAGTCAAGCAACAATTGTGGTAGAAAGTGCGATTAAAGGCGGTTCTATGAGTTCCATCGCGTTTGCCAACGATTACAATCGAGAGGTGTTTGCTGTTCCGGGAAGAATTGACGATATTTTGAGTCAAGGCTGTAATGAGTTGATTCGATCCCATCGGGCGCAATTACTCAGTGATCCCGTTGAAGTAATTGAGATACTCCATTGGAATAAAACCAAAAAAGAGCATAAAGTGATTCAACCCCAATTATTTGTTGACCTCAATGGAGAAGAAAAGAAGGTTTATAGTTACTTGGCCGAAGTACAGCGTGAAGTCATTGACCTTATTGCTCAAAATTGCAGTCTTCCTATCTATAAAGTGAGTACTATTTTACTGCAATTGGAATTACAAGGGCTTGTTCGTCCTCTACCGGGCAAGTATTTTGAATGCATTGGGGAGTAG
- a CDS encoding HU domain-containing protein codes for MTQYISALLYRYPCVIVPGFGAFITEIQSSFYDVEKQLFFPPQKRISFNRNIVNNDGLLANHIATQERLSYEEAVMRIQAMVADWNDTLTSFDSLSLASIGTFSYNEEKSLQFAPIQNQNYLATSFGLSSVGVQAIQREENAATPTVIALETARGKTRRTATFFKYASVLVLTLGIGSVLVQNGYTAYVNDQTLSIENNVQSQVQNKIQQATFIIEPAIDAIALPVKDETTVVTTPYHLVAAAFRSEENAAIEVEILKKKGFEDASFLGRTKYGMYPVVYSSFTTHEEAKDALKEIHRATNKEAWIFIK; via the coding sequence ATGACTCAATACATATCAGCCTTATTATATCGCTATCCCTGCGTTATTGTTCCAGGATTTGGTGCTTTTATCACTGAAATCCAATCGTCTTTTTACGATGTGGAAAAACAATTGTTTTTTCCTCCACAAAAGCGAATTTCTTTTAATAGAAATATTGTGAACAACGACGGTTTATTAGCGAATCACATTGCCACACAAGAGCGACTTTCTTACGAGGAAGCTGTTATGCGTATTCAAGCGATGGTTGCTGATTGGAATGATACCTTGACTTCTTTTGATTCATTAAGCTTAGCCTCTATAGGTACCTTTAGTTATAATGAAGAGAAGAGCTTGCAATTTGCTCCGATTCAAAATCAAAACTACTTGGCTACTTCATTCGGTTTATCTTCAGTAGGGGTTCAAGCAATTCAAAGAGAAGAAAATGCCGCTACACCAACCGTTATTGCGCTTGAAACCGCTAGAGGAAAAACAAGACGCACAGCGACATTCTTTAAATATGCTTCTGTGTTAGTTCTAACTTTAGGTATTGGTAGTGTATTGGTACAAAATGGTTATACAGCCTATGTAAATGACCAAACCTTGTCCATTGAAAACAACGTCCAATCACAAGTACAAAACAAGATTCAACAAGCCACTTTCATCATTGAGCCTGCAATAGATGCTATTGCGCTACCCGTTAAGGATGAAACTACAGTTGTAACAACTCCTTATCATTTAGTTGCGGCTGCTTTTAGAAGTGAGGAAAATGCTGCTATTGAGGTTGAAATCTTAAAAAAGAAAGGATTTGAAGATGCATCATTTTTAGGACGTACAAAATATGGTATGTATCCTGTTGTATATAGTAGTTTCACTACACATGAAGAAGCCAAAGATGCCTTAAAAGAAATTCACCGTGCAACAAATAAAGAAGCTTGGATTTTTATTAAATAA
- a CDS encoding acyl-CoA thioesterase — MKAKLVSESATIISDLVLPGETNPLNNMFGGELLARMDRAAGIAARRHSRRICVTASVNHVAFNKPIPLGSVVTIEAKISRAFTSSMEIYLDVWIEDRESGNKTKANEAIYTFVAVDDMGNPVPVPELIPETELEHKRFDAALRRKQLSLVLAGKMKPSDATELKALFN; from the coding sequence ATGAAAGCAAAATTAGTATCTGAATCAGCCACTATAATCAGTGATCTAGTACTCCCAGGGGAGACAAATCCGTTAAACAATATGTTTGGAGGTGAACTATTAGCGCGAATGGACAGAGCCGCGGGAATTGCAGCTAGACGACATTCGAGAAGAATATGTGTTACTGCATCAGTCAATCACGTTGCTTTTAATAAACCCATTCCTTTGGGAAGCGTAGTCACCATCGAAGCGAAGATTTCAAGAGCTTTCACTTCATCGATGGAAATTTATCTAGACGTGTGGATTGAAGATCGCGAATCAGGCAATAAAACAAAAGCCAACGAAGCAATCTATACCTTCGTTGCGGTTGATGATATGGGAAATCCTGTACCAGTGCCTGAATTAATTCCCGAAACAGAATTAGAACACAAACGCTTTGATGCGGCCTTGAGAAGAAAACAACTGAGCTTAGTACTTGCAGGAAAAATGAAACCCAGCGACGCTACGGAATTAAAAGCTCTTTTTAATTAA
- a CDS encoding S1/P1 nuclease produces MKKILIALAMTICLLQSTAIFAWGTTGHRVIAEIAERNLNKKAKKELKKIIGNQQLAYWANWPDFIKSDPTWKFADSWHYVNMPGDLSRLAFDQELSNSTDENLYKRALVLIDELKSNTLTLEQKQQKLYFLIHIIGDAHQPLHIGRSEDLGGNRVKVEWFRKPTNLHSLWDSALVDFDKYSYTEYATVLDIHNKTHNQTLVQGSLEDWIFDSYSIANTLYNSAEENENLSYRYHFDFKDTVEEQLLKGGLRLAKLLNEIYN; encoded by the coding sequence ATGAAAAAAATTTTAATTGCTTTAGCAATGACTATTTGCTTGTTGCAAAGCACGGCAATTTTTGCTTGGGGAACTACAGGACATCGCGTTATAGCTGAGATAGCAGAAAGAAACTTAAACAAAAAAGCAAAGAAAGAATTAAAAAAAATCATTGGCAACCAACAATTGGCTTATTGGGCAAATTGGCCTGATTTCATTAAATCGGATCCTACGTGGAAATTTGCAGATAGCTGGCATTATGTTAATATGCCCGGTGATTTGAGTCGTCTTGCTTTTGACCAAGAATTGAGTAACTCTACAGATGAAAATTTATACAAGCGAGCACTTGTACTTATCGATGAATTAAAAAGTAATACCCTCACTTTAGAGCAAAAACAACAAAAATTGTATTTCTTGATCCACATCATTGGGGATGCACACCAACCGTTACACATTGGAAGATCTGAAGATTTAGGTGGAAACAGAGTAAAAGTAGAGTGGTTTAGAAAACCGACAAACCTACATAGCTTATGGGATTCTGCTTTAGTTGATTTCGACAAATACAGCTATACCGAATACGCGACAGTTTTAGATATTCACAATAAAACACATAATCAAACCCTGGTACAAGGCAGTTTAGAAGATTGGATTTTCGACTCTTATTCTATCGCTAATACACTTTACAACAGCGCAGAAGAAAACGAAAATTTAAGTTACCGTTATCACTTTGATTTCAAAGATACCGTAGAAGAACAACTTTTAAAAGGAGGCCTTCGTTTGGCAAAATTGTTGAACGAAATATACAACTAA
- a CDS encoding OmpA family protein, translated as MKIRKVYLALLLGGFLFTQNVSAQEPIKTPLEIADEHYKHYEFVDAAKVYQKLIRGAKTDNYIYLQLADCYYNVFNTVEAAKYYGKALEKNPDLDSELYYRYAQMLKASGRYDSSNAAMRKFSERNPEDQRAIAFMREPDYIPRLRAQEELFTFEESGINDRQGNDFGAFLTVGDTLYFASTRKGNKSKNKYGWDNQGYLDIFQAKYKNAEDPLYDVEPVSELNTKYHDGPATVTGDGQTMYFATESFRAGKFTKNKAKLVKLGKVSVFRATKKKGKWTDFEPVPFNGSDYSVSNPSVSKDGRTLYFSSDMPGTMGSTDIWKVDIDEEGNYGTPVNMGSQINTEGRESFPFISEEGKLYFASDSRKGFGGLDVYVVDLAIPQAEPKNLGSPINTAKDDFAFSFYPGKDIGFFSTNRIGRDDIYKAKPVCNTEMYVTVTHKDTGQLLPGARVDIYDDRKNLVETKFADQRGIVEYVVDCGKFYHLQVDMDDFEGKSVEVPLNRKGGRQLVQVGLRPIEVLVTKDEIILGEVYFEFDRFNITQQGALELDKLVKVMKRNPQMRIKVGSHTDNRGSATYNQKLSENRAKTTVQYVLSKGIEGYRLESQGYGPSVPKIDCKANCTEEDHAINRRSEFVILK; from the coding sequence ATGAAAATAAGAAAGGTTTATTTAGCACTGTTATTGGGTGGATTTTTATTCACTCAAAATGTTAGTGCCCAAGAGCCGATAAAAACTCCTTTAGAGATTGCAGATGAGCATTACAAGCACTACGAGTTTGTAGATGCAGCAAAGGTTTATCAGAAGTTAATTCGCGGGGCGAAGACAGATAATTATATTTATTTACAATTAGCGGATTGTTATTACAATGTGTTTAATACGGTCGAGGCAGCAAAATACTATGGCAAAGCTTTAGAAAAGAATCCAGATTTAGATTCTGAATTGTACTATCGCTACGCACAGATGTTAAAAGCTAGTGGACGTTATGATTCGTCCAATGCGGCAATGCGTAAATTCTCAGAGCGCAATCCCGAGGACCAACGCGCTATCGCCTTTATGCGCGAGCCGGATTATATTCCTCGCTTACGCGCACAAGAGGAGCTTTTTACCTTTGAAGAGTCTGGAATCAACGACCGTCAAGGGAATGATTTTGGCGCCTTTTTAACGGTAGGAGATACGCTTTATTTTGCCTCTACGCGCAAAGGCAATAAGTCTAAGAACAAATACGGCTGGGACAACCAAGGGTATTTAGATATCTTTCAAGCGAAATACAAAAACGCTGAAGATCCGTTGTATGATGTAGAACCCGTATCGGAGTTGAACACGAAGTATCACGATGGACCAGCTACAGTAACAGGAGATGGTCAGACGATGTACTTTGCTACGGAGAGTTTCCGCGCCGGAAAGTTTACCAAGAACAAAGCTAAGTTGGTAAAGCTTGGTAAGGTTAGCGTATTTAGAGCCACGAAGAAAAAGGGTAAATGGACGGATTTCGAACCTGTACCGTTCAATGGCAGCGATTACTCGGTAAGTAACCCAAGTGTGAGCAAAGATGGACGTACGTTGTACTTTTCATCTGATATGCCAGGCACCATGGGTAGCACAGATATCTGGAAAGTGGATATCGATGAAGAGGGTAACTATGGAACACCCGTGAATATGGGTAGCCAAATCAATACAGAAGGACGCGAATCGTTTCCTTTTATCTCCGAAGAGGGCAAGTTGTACTTTGCTTCTGATTCTCGCAAAGGGTTTGGAGGATTGGACGTTTACGTAGTAGACTTGGCCATTCCCCAAGCAGAACCGAAGAATTTAGGATCGCCGATCAATACGGCCAAAGACGATTTCGCCTTTTCTTTTTACCCCGGTAAAGACATTGGATTCTTCTCAACGAACCGCATTGGTCGCGATGATATTTACAAAGCCAAACCAGTTTGTAATACCGAGATGTATGTGACGGTAACACACAAGGATACCGGACAGCTTTTACCAGGAGCTCGCGTAGATATTTACGACGATCGCAAGAACTTAGTTGAGACGAAGTTTGCAGATCAGCGTGGAATTGTGGAATACGTTGTAGATTGTGGTAAATTTTACCACTTACAAGTAGACATGGATGACTTTGAAGGGAAGTCGGTAGAAGTTCCATTGAACCGCAAAGGAGGTCGTCAGTTAGTTCAGGTTGGCTTGAGACCTATTGAAGTACTCGTGACCAAAGACGAGATCATCCTAGGAGAGGTTTACTTTGAATTTGACCGATTCAACATCACCCAACAAGGTGCTTTGGAGTTGGATAAATTGGTAAAAGTAATGAAGCGCAATCCACAGATGCGCATCAAGGTAGGTTCTCATACGGACAATCGCGGAAGCGCGACGTACAACCAGAAGTTGTCTGAGAATCGCGCGAAAACGACGGTTCAATATGTGTTGTCAAAAGGCATTGAAGGCTATCGTTTAGAATCACAAGGTTACGGACCAAGTGTACCGAAGATTGATTGTAAAGCGAACTGCACCGAAGAAGACCACGCGATCAACAGACGCAGTGAGTTTGTGATCTTGAAATAG
- a CDS encoding PorP/SprF family type IX secretion system membrane protein: MKRIYLTLGVLSLLSCLEVQAQQNPQYTQYMYNMSVVNPAYAGSKDAVSMGALYRKQWAGFDGAPETGTFFINSRVGKKVGVGLSFINDRIGPVTENNIYGDFSYTLELGGVHKLALGIKAGATFHSANLFSDIGNGYTIDADDPAFGQDSKSTLFNAGIGAYYYTDKYFIGLGVPNMIKEYYLNYDGKNFGQREIHMYLNGGYVFDLDQDWKLKPSTMIKYAMNSPVSFDLNMNVMYLNKIEAGVSYRLEDAVGGMINYRVTPQLRVGYAYDYITSDINKVAKGSHEFMVLYDIFLSKKVSSSSRYF; encoded by the coding sequence GAGGTGCAAGCGCAGCAGAATCCGCAGTATACGCAGTATATGTACAACATGAGTGTTGTAAATCCTGCTTATGCTGGCTCAAAGGATGCTGTTTCCATGGGAGCATTGTACCGCAAGCAATGGGCCGGCTTTGATGGGGCACCTGAAACGGGAACTTTTTTCATCAACAGTAGAGTAGGAAAAAAAGTGGGTGTAGGTTTGTCTTTTATCAATGATCGCATCGGTCCGGTTACGGAGAACAACATTTACGGAGACTTCTCTTATACTTTAGAGTTAGGAGGAGTTCACAAGTTAGCTTTGGGAATCAAGGCAGGCGCAACGTTCCACAGTGCCAATCTATTTTCTGATATTGGAAATGGCTATACGATTGACGCGGATGACCCTGCATTTGGTCAAGACAGCAAATCGACCTTATTCAATGCTGGAATTGGAGCGTACTACTATACGGATAAATACTTTATCGGATTAGGGGTACCCAACATGATAAAAGAATACTATTTGAATTACGATGGGAAGAACTTTGGTCAACGCGAGATTCACATGTATTTGAATGGAGGTTATGTTTTTGACTTGGATCAAGATTGGAAATTAAAACCCTCAACGATGATCAAATACGCGATGAATTCACCAGTATCCTTTGATTTGAATATGAATGTGATGTACCTGAACAAGATTGAAGCAGGAGTTAGTTACCGCTTAGAGGACGCTGTTGGAGGAATGATTAACTACCGCGTTACCCCACAGCTTCGCGTTGGTTATGCATATGATTACATCACATCGGATATCAACAAAGTAGCCAAGGGTTCTCACGAGTTTATGGTGTTATACGACATTTTCTTGTCTAAGAAAGTATCCAGTTCCTCTCGTTATTTCTAA